The following are encoded in a window of Solirubrobacterales bacterium genomic DNA:
- a CDS encoding calcium-binding protein, which translates to MATVICGAALCLFLAAWGASPAAAKRATCFGERATIVGTPGNDRIRGTGEVDVIAARGGNDVIRGRGEADQVCGGPGKDEMRGGAGQDLLRGNRGADSANGGVRKDFIFGARGADRIQGGDRTDRLWGGRGGDQIWGDRGGGAGNDTVSGGAGADTIRGGPSERAFRRQVLDGDAGRDTIFGGSGPDSIQGDDGNDRVLGGASRDLVGGGDGDDDLFGEAGDDWLLGELGNDLLNGGDDTDRCDQGPGTGLVVNCES; encoded by the coding sequence TTGGCGACGGTCATCTGTGGCGCGGCGCTGTGTCTGTTCCTCGCGGCGTGGGGAGCCAGCCCGGCGGCAGCCAAACGCGCTACCTGCTTCGGCGAGCGGGCGACGATCGTGGGCACGCCCGGCAACGACCGGATTCGGGGGACCGGCGAGGTCGACGTGATCGCCGCCCGCGGCGGCAACGACGTCATCCGGGGTCGCGGCGAGGCGGACCAGGTCTGTGGCGGCCCGGGTAAGGACGAGATGCGCGGTGGGGCCGGACAAGACCTGCTGAGGGGCAACCGGGGCGCCGACAGCGCGAACGGAGGCGTGCGCAAGGACTTCATCTTCGGCGCGCGCGGAGCGGACCGCATCCAGGGCGGCGACCGCACGGATCGCCTGTGGGGCGGCCGGGGCGGCGATCAGATCTGGGGGGACCGAGGCGGTGGAGCGGGCAACGACACGGTCTCCGGCGGCGCCGGGGCAGACACGATCCGTGGCGGGCCCAGCGAACGAGCTTTCCGCAGGCAGGTGCTCGATGGCGACGCCGGTCGGGACACGATCTTCGGCGGTTCGGGTCCGGACTCGATCCAAGGCGACGACGGCAACGATCGCGTTCTCGGGGGGGCGAGTCGCGACCTTGTCGGCGGCGGAGACGGTGATGACGATCTCTTCGGCGAGGCCGGAGACGACTGGTTGTTGGGCGAGCTTGGCAATGACCTTCTCAACGGCGGCGACGACACCGATCGGTGCGATCAGGGGCCGGGAACCGGCTTGGTCGTCAACTGCGAGTCGTAA
- a CDS encoding nuclear transport factor 2 family protein: MSQENVENARRSYATLNEAYRGGDPNLFLPILKELWDPDCVFEPAGVLPDSRPRPHRGWDGVLQFIGNQMDAFSEGWVEAFEFIDLGDYLIVPYRFGGRARHTGLEVEFSFVHLIRMRDGKVTRCEVHKTKAEALEAAGLRE, encoded by the coding sequence ATGTCGCAGGAGAACGTCGAGAATGCCCGCCGAAGCTACGCGACGCTCAATGAGGCGTATCGCGGCGGCGACCCCAACCTCTTCCTTCCGATCCTCAAGGAGCTCTGGGACCCAGATTGCGTATTTGAGCCAGCGGGGGTGCTTCCCGACAGCAGGCCTCGCCCGCATCGCGGATGGGACGGAGTTCTCCAGTTCATCGGCAACCAGATGGACGCCTTCAGCGAGGGCTGGGTGGAGGCCTTCGAGTTCATCGATCTCGGGGACTACCTGATCGTTCCCTATCGGTTTGGCGGACGTGCCAGACACACCGGACTCGAGGTTGAGTTCTCCTTCGTGCACCTGATCAGGATGCGTGACGGAAAGGTGACCCGATGCGAAGTCCACAAGACCAAGGCCGAGGCCCTCGAAGCCGCCGGGCTGCGGGAGTAG
- a CDS encoding nuclear transport factor 2 family protein, which yields MSQENVESVRRAFELVQEGLRRSDLGAAFDQSVLEGIVASNFEWRAGMRGGVGVAGMGDVAGREGYVELLTTWTEDFDDFQQETEAIIDADNDRVVAITRNHGTGKGSGAPVELRTAQVFTLEAGRIVRVDVFLKPEAALEAAGLRE from the coding sequence ATGTCGCAGGAGAACGTCGAGAGCGTGCGACGAGCATTCGAGCTCGTGCAGGAGGGCTTGCGGCGGAGCGATCTCGGTGCTGCATTCGACCAGTCCGTCCTCGAGGGAATCGTCGCCTCGAACTTCGAGTGGAGGGCGGGTATGAGGGGGGGCGTGGGAGTGGCAGGTATGGGTGATGTTGCGGGGCGCGAGGGATACGTGGAGCTCCTGACCACATGGACCGAGGACTTCGATGACTTTCAGCAGGAGACCGAGGCGATCATCGATGCCGACAACGATCGCGTCGTTGCAATCACACGGAACCATGGAACCGGCAAGGGAAGCGGCGCGCCCGTCGAGCTGCGCACCGCCCAGGTCTTCACACTCGAAGCGGGTCGCATCGTGCGGGTCGACGTTTTCCTTAAGCCAGAAGCTGCCCTCGAAGCCGCAGGGCTGCGGGAGTAG
- a CDS encoding nuclear transport factor 2 family protein, which produces MSRENVEIVRAAFDASNRDDMQAVLRLCDEDIVVTQPPELPGASPQQRGHSGVVEAFSIWPDQWDDYQIEILRMADRGDHVAVTARTGGRGKQSGVEVEMDFSFVFSVRDGKIVELKIFMREDQALEAAGLRESRWVT; this is translated from the coding sequence ATGTCACGGGAGAACGTGGAGATCGTGCGCGCCGCCTTTGACGCCTCCAACCGCGACGACATGCAGGCCGTGTTGCGGCTCTGCGACGAGGACATCGTCGTCACCCAGCCTCCGGAGTTGCCGGGCGCTTCGCCACAGCAGCGCGGCCACAGCGGGGTGGTGGAGGCGTTCAGTATCTGGCCGGACCAGTGGGACGACTACCAGATAGAGATTTTGAGGATGGCCGACCGCGGCGACCATGTTGCCGTCACAGCCCGAACTGGTGGACGCGGCAAGCAGAGCGGGGTCGAGGTGGAGATGGATTTCTCGTTTGTCTTCAGCGTCCGGGACGGCAAGATCGTCGAGTTGAAGATCTTCATGCGCGAGGACCAGGCCCTCGAAGCCGCCGGGCTGCGGGAGTCCCGCTGGGTCACATGA
- a CDS encoding acyl-CoA dehydrogenase family protein yields the protein MDFELSDEQRLLRDTVRDFARQEVAPLAADLDREKRFPYELVERLGGLGLMGIPLPQEYGGGGADTLSYALAIEELGRVDSSVAITVAAHTSLGTLPIHLWGTDEQKSQWLPDLCSGQKLAAFGLTEPEAGSDAGATRTTARLVDGEFAINGSKQFITNAGTDITACVTITALTGQSEDRREISNIIVPNGTPGYEVGEPYRKMGWNASDTRPLSFEDCRVPESNLLGQRGAGLRQFMQILEGGRIGVAALGVGLAQGALDEALTYAKERRTWGKPISSYQAIQGKIADISSQIEATRLLTYRAAVQKDRGEPFGLAAAQAKLISGRLAVRATEEAVQIHGGYGYIEEYPVCRFYRDAKILTIGEGTDEVQQMVIARQLGC from the coding sequence TTGGACTTCGAGCTGAGTGACGAGCAGAGGCTCCTGCGCGACACGGTGCGGGACTTCGCGCGTCAGGAGGTTGCCCCGCTGGCGGCGGATCTCGATCGCGAGAAGCGCTTCCCGTATGAGCTCGTCGAGAGGTTGGGCGGCCTGGGCCTGATGGGGATCCCGCTCCCGCAGGAGTACGGCGGGGGCGGCGCCGACACCCTTTCCTATGCGCTGGCGATAGAGGAGCTGGGGCGGGTCGACTCCTCGGTGGCAATTACGGTCGCAGCCCATACCTCCCTCGGCACCCTCCCGATCCACCTGTGGGGAACGGACGAGCAGAAGTCACAGTGGCTGCCGGACCTCTGCAGCGGTCAGAAGCTGGCGGCGTTCGGCCTAACCGAGCCGGAAGCCGGCTCCGACGCCGGCGCCACTCGTACGACCGCCCGGCTCGTCGACGGCGAGTTCGCCATCAACGGCTCCAAGCAGTTCATCACCAATGCGGGCACGGACATAACCGCCTGCGTGACGATCACCGCGCTGACCGGTCAATCGGAGGACCGCCGCGAGATCTCGAACATCATCGTCCCCAACGGGACGCCCGGCTATGAGGTCGGCGAGCCCTACCGCAAGATGGGCTGGAATGCCTCCGACACCCGGCCCTTGAGCTTCGAGGACTGTCGAGTGCCCGAGTCCAACCTCTTGGGCCAGCGGGGCGCAGGACTCAGGCAGTTCATGCAAATCCTTGAAGGCGGGCGGATCGGGGTTGCCGCTCTGGGGGTCGGCCTTGCGCAGGGCGCGTTGGATGAAGCGCTGACCTATGCCAAGGAGCGCCGCACCTGGGGCAAGCCGATCTCTTCCTATCAGGCGATTCAGGGGAAGATCGCGGACATCTCTTCTCAGATCGAGGCCACCCGGCTGCTCACTTACAGAGCCGCGGTGCAGAAGGATCGTGGCGAGCCGTTCGGGCTCGCGGCCGCGCAGGCAAAGCTGATCAGCGGCCGACTCGCGGTGCGGGCCACCGAGGAGGCCGTGCAGATCCATGGAGGGTACGGGTACATCGAGGAGTACCCGGTCTGCCGCTTCTACCGCGATGCGAAGATCCTCACGATCGGTGAGGGCACCGACGAGGTGCAGCAGATGGTGATCGCGCGACAGCTTGGGTGCTAG